From Synoicihabitans lomoniglobus, the proteins below share one genomic window:
- a CDS encoding ExbD/TolR family protein, with protein MHGTPLPDLDAAPEKRARIEIIPLIDVIFFLLATFVLFTLSLDRTGVIPLILPKVEVTPPPVFVPPVEPVMIQVSDQRNYYWDQEQISFELVRNRLADYATKAEAKVMLTSDDRANYGDTIRLLDAVRAAGITEVSIETRFRPTGR; from the coding sequence ATGCATGGAACTCCCCTACCCGACCTCGATGCGGCCCCGGAAAAACGGGCACGGATCGAGATCATTCCGTTGATCGATGTGATCTTCTTTTTGTTAGCGACCTTCGTGCTCTTCACCCTGTCCCTCGATCGCACCGGTGTCATTCCACTCATTTTGCCCAAAGTCGAGGTCACCCCGCCGCCGGTGTTTGTCCCGCCGGTCGAACCCGTGATGATCCAAGTCTCAGACCAAAGAAACTACTACTGGGACCAGGAACAAATTTCGTTCGAACTCGTGCGCAACCGCCTCGCCGACTACGCGACCAAGGCGGAGGCCAAGGTGATGCTCACGTCGGACGATCGTGCCAACTACGGCGACACCATTCGTTTGCTCGATGCCGTGCGTGCCGCGGGCATCACGGAAGTTTCGATCGAAACCCGCTTTCGCCCCACCGGGCGCTAG
- a CDS encoding YjhG/YagF family D-xylonate dehydratase, translated as MSADPIFESGDETIYRLRTTAPGPTGRLPLGADQLRAMSSGELFGWTQNAGMGWDPAKLRGKQFLILSTQGGLRAPDGSPIALGYHTGHWEVGLLMEEAAKVISGHGAIPFAAYVSDPCDGRTNGTAGMLDSLAYRNDAAVVFRRLIRSLPTRSGVLGVATCDKGLPAMLMALAGTPDLPTVLVPGGVTLLAEEAEDTAKVQTLAARFARDEITLDHAAEMGCRACGSPGGGCQFMGTAATTQVVAEALGMALPHAALSPSGAQIWRDMAKRSALALMGLEQTGQTTRDILSADSLHNAMVCHAAVGGSTNLVLHVPAIAHAIGLARPTAADWSRINRTVPRLVDALPNGPKHFATVQVFLAGGVPEMMLHLRDLNLLKLDAMTVTGRTLGDNLAWWEKSERRARLREKLREFDGIDPDTVIMSADRAKASGLTSTVTFLGGNLSPQGALVKSTAISPTRLDANGIYHHAGPARVFPSETAAIDAIKAGAVQAGDIMVLIGIGPGSGMPETYQVTSALKHVKGGDQIALVTDGRFSGVSTGACIGHVSPEAWSGGPIGKVRDGDTLRLHIDTRTLEGTVDVVGETTESLEARSLNPDLQPDPRVPDDTRLWAALQSASGGSWGGCVYDVDAIVDLMAKGRAAEGPIPS; from the coding sequence ATGAGCGCCGACCCTATTTTCGAATCGGGTGACGAGACGATTTATCGCCTGCGCACCACCGCACCCGGTCCCACCGGACGACTCCCGCTCGGGGCCGACCAACTGCGCGCCATGTCGAGTGGCGAACTGTTCGGTTGGACGCAAAACGCCGGGATGGGCTGGGACCCGGCCAAGCTGCGCGGTAAACAGTTTCTGATCCTCAGCACCCAGGGCGGTCTGCGTGCCCCCGACGGTTCGCCCATCGCGCTCGGTTACCACACCGGTCACTGGGAGGTCGGTCTGCTCATGGAGGAGGCGGCCAAGGTCATCAGCGGGCACGGTGCGATTCCCTTCGCCGCCTACGTGAGCGATCCCTGCGACGGCCGCACCAACGGCACCGCCGGCATGCTCGACAGTCTGGCGTATCGCAATGACGCCGCCGTGGTATTCAGACGTTTGATACGTTCGCTCCCCACGCGCAGTGGCGTGCTCGGGGTGGCGACCTGCGACAAGGGATTGCCGGCCATGCTCATGGCGCTCGCCGGGACGCCTGATCTGCCGACCGTGCTGGTCCCGGGCGGAGTGACCTTGCTGGCCGAGGAAGCCGAGGATACTGCCAAGGTGCAAACCCTCGCGGCTCGTTTTGCGCGCGACGAGATTACCCTCGATCACGCCGCCGAAATGGGATGCCGCGCCTGCGGTTCTCCGGGCGGTGGTTGTCAGTTCATGGGCACCGCGGCCACGACACAGGTGGTGGCCGAAGCGTTGGGCATGGCGCTGCCACACGCGGCGCTCAGCCCGTCCGGGGCTCAGATTTGGCGCGATATGGCCAAGCGTTCGGCTCTTGCCCTCATGGGCCTGGAGCAGACCGGCCAAACCACGCGCGATATTCTTTCGGCGGATTCACTGCACAACGCCATGGTGTGTCACGCTGCGGTGGGTGGCTCCACCAACCTCGTGCTGCACGTGCCCGCCATTGCCCACGCCATCGGGTTGGCTCGCCCGACGGCCGCCGATTGGTCGCGGATCAATCGCACCGTGCCGCGTCTCGTCGATGCGCTGCCCAATGGCCCCAAGCATTTCGCCACGGTGCAGGTGTTTCTGGCCGGCGGCGTGCCCGAGATGATGCTGCATCTGCGCGACCTCAACCTGCTCAAGCTCGACGCCATGACCGTCACGGGCCGCACCCTCGGCGACAATCTGGCGTGGTGGGAAAAGAGCGAACGCCGGGCGCGCCTGCGCGAAAAACTACGCGAGTTCGACGGCATCGATCCGGACACCGTCATCATGTCAGCCGATCGCGCCAAAGCCAGCGGACTCACCAGCACCGTCACCTTCCTCGGCGGCAATCTCTCGCCCCAAGGGGCGCTGGTAAAGAGCACGGCGATCTCGCCCACGCGCTTGGACGCCAACGGAATTTATCATCACGCAGGACCTGCCCGGGTGTTTCCCAGTGAAACCGCCGCCATCGACGCCATCAAAGCCGGAGCGGTGCAGGCGGGAGATATCATGGTCTTGATCGGCATCGGTCCGGGTTCGGGCATGCCGGAGACTTATCAAGTCACCTCGGCGCTCAAACACGTGAAGGGAGGCGATCAGATCGCCCTCGTGACCGATGGCCGTTTCTCCGGCGTTTCCACCGGTGCGTGCATCGGTCACGTCAGTCCGGAAGCTTGGTCGGGCGGCCCGATCGGCAAAGTGCGTGACGGTGATACGCTTCGTCTGCACATCGACACGCGCACATTGGAAGGCACCGTGGATGTGGTGGGCGAGACGACGGAGTCACTGGAAGCCCGTTCGCTCAATCCCGATTTACAACCCGATCCGCGCGTGCCCGACGACACGCGATTATGGGCGGCGTTGCAGAGCGCTTCCGGCGGCAGTTGGGGCGGTTGCGTCTACGATGTTGATGCGATCGTAGATCTCATGGCCAAAGGTCGCGCCGCTGAGGGACCTATTCCAAGTTGA
- a CDS encoding response regulator transcription factor codes for MNFPATVMIVDDEAHVRTHVSLLLKQIGVAKIVAVPCGEEAVAIYPNVDPDLVLLDVFMPGMDGLETLRQLKQIDPTCVVVMLTTNVVRHRVEKALDLGATYYISKDLSSQRILEELTETIEDTFNLE; via the coding sequence ATGAACTTTCCCGCCACCGTGATGATCGTGGATGACGAAGCCCACGTGCGCACCCATGTTTCACTGCTGCTGAAGCAAATCGGGGTAGCGAAAATCGTGGCCGTTCCCTGCGGCGAGGAAGCCGTTGCCATCTATCCTAACGTGGACCCGGATCTCGTGTTGCTCGATGTTTTCATGCCCGGAATGGATGGCCTCGAAACCCTGCGCCAGTTGAAGCAAATCGATCCCACCTGCGTGGTGGTGATGCTCACGACCAACGTGGTGCGCCATCGGGTTGAGAAGGCGTTGGACCTCGGCGCGACCTATTACATCTCCAAGGATCTTTCGTCCCAGCGCATTCTGGAGGAGTTGACCGAAACCATCGAGGATACGTTCAACTTGGAATAG
- the bshA gene encoding N-acetyl-alpha-D-glucosaminyl L-malate synthase BshA, with translation MTTTGDPMRVGIVCYPSVGGSGILASGLGDELAARGHEVHFVSYERPFRLQPGQERVYFHPVEISNYELFKYPDYTLPLSVKLAEVADTYGLDILHAHYAVPHATAATLARAMLPETRRPAVVTTLHGTDTTLLGRDPGYAPAIRYALEASDAVTAVSDFLRSETHRLIGVEREIDVIHNFFDPRPAVRTRDAARQELGVRPDQKLVLHLSNMRPVKRIDVLLNALAKVPDRDRFKVVMVAGGSFTPYQSLVKKLGLENTVIVREHVAVVEDYLQAADVGLFTSDSESFCLSLLEAANFACPSVATSVGGIPEVVENEKSALLVPAANSDAVAAALDRLLRDDDLRANLGRAAQARARAMFSTARIVPQYEALYRRVRPRR, from the coding sequence ATGACCACGACTGGAGATCCCATGCGGGTAGGCATCGTTTGTTACCCCTCCGTGGGCGGCAGCGGCATTTTGGCGTCGGGCCTCGGCGACGAATTGGCGGCCCGCGGTCACGAAGTCCATTTCGTGAGCTACGAACGACCGTTCCGCCTGCAACCAGGGCAGGAGCGTGTGTATTTTCATCCGGTGGAGATCAGCAACTACGAGCTGTTCAAATACCCGGACTACACGCTGCCGCTGTCGGTCAAGCTGGCGGAAGTTGCCGACACCTACGGACTCGACATCCTGCATGCGCACTACGCGGTGCCGCACGCCACCGCCGCCACGCTGGCGCGAGCCATGTTGCCGGAGACGCGCCGACCGGCGGTCGTCACCACGCTGCACGGCACCGATACCACCTTGCTCGGTCGCGATCCCGGCTACGCGCCCGCAATTCGCTATGCATTGGAAGCCTCCGACGCGGTGACGGCGGTGTCCGACTTCCTGCGCAGCGAAACCCATCGCCTCATCGGAGTGGAGCGCGAGATCGACGTGATTCACAATTTCTTCGATCCCCGACCGGCGGTGCGCACGCGAGACGCCGCGCGGCAGGAACTCGGGGTGCGACCGGATCAAAAGCTGGTGCTACATCTCTCCAATATGCGTCCGGTCAAACGCATCGATGTGCTGCTCAATGCCCTCGCCAAGGTGCCGGATCGCGACCGCTTCAAAGTCGTAATGGTCGCCGGCGGTTCCTTCACGCCCTATCAAAGTCTGGTGAAGAAATTGGGGCTCGAAAACACGGTGATCGTGCGGGAGCACGTGGCCGTGGTGGAAGACTATTTGCAGGCCGCCGATGTGGGATTGTTCACGTCGGATTCAGAGAGCTTTTGCCTCAGTCTACTGGAGGCCGCCAACTTTGCGTGTCCCAGTGTGGCCACGAGCGTGGGTGGAATTCCGGAAGTCGTGGAAAACGAAAAATCCGCCTTGCTCGTGCCGGCCGCCAACAGTGATGCGGTGGCGGCGGCGCTGGACCGTCTGCTCCGCGATGATGACCTGCGTGCCAACCTCGGACGGGCCGCCCAGGCCCGGGCGCGCGCCATGTTTTCCACCGCGCGTATCGTGCCTCAATACGAGGCACTCTACCGGCGCGTGCGACCGCGCCGATAG
- a CDS encoding hybrid sensor histidine kinase/response regulator, protein MDSPTQTPAEEMPQNRVLLVLSEAADRDSITEILLPESFSLEHASSPAEAQAIHPHFQPDLVILDLPNDATSITDFLGELGSDSLTKRATVIVVLAVDQAAPALVIGEAEIVDFMRRPFRTTEVLARVRNQIAHRRLQLQHTALISQRDTTLVARDRFMGMAAHDLRNPLASIRGLSELLRDGAVGSLTSDQRELVESINEASESMHALLNEMLDFATIEAGKFKFEPAPHDLVNLIDRSLHPANIEAAKKSTRLLFLAPKHPPLALIDAAKIRQVLENLLSNAVKYSPPGSTITVEFHAKAHHCGFAIKDQGPGIPAGEHEQLFRDFGRLSVRPTGGESSTGLGLAICQRIVNAHGGTIEAENLAQGGCEFRVTLPLAP, encoded by the coding sequence ATGGACTCGCCCACCCAGACTCCCGCCGAAGAAATGCCCCAAAACCGGGTTTTGCTGGTGTTGAGCGAAGCTGCGGATCGCGATTCAATTACGGAAATTCTGCTACCCGAATCCTTCTCGCTCGAACACGCTAGTTCCCCTGCGGAAGCTCAGGCAATCCACCCCCATTTCCAACCGGATTTGGTGATCCTGGACCTGCCGAACGACGCAACCTCCATCACCGATTTTCTCGGCGAACTCGGAAGCGATTCACTCACCAAGCGCGCCACGGTAATTGTCGTGCTCGCCGTCGACCAGGCCGCACCTGCTCTGGTCATCGGGGAAGCGGAAATCGTCGATTTTATGCGCCGACCGTTTCGGACGACGGAGGTATTGGCCCGCGTCCGAAACCAGATCGCGCACCGTCGACTGCAGCTGCAGCACACGGCTCTCATCAGCCAACGCGACACGACGTTGGTGGCCCGCGACCGGTTCATGGGCATGGCGGCGCACGACCTGCGCAACCCGCTCGCCTCAATTCGCGGACTCTCGGAGCTGCTGCGCGACGGTGCCGTGGGTTCCCTGACATCTGACCAGCGAGAGTTGGTCGAGTCGATTAACGAAGCCAGTGAATCGATGCACGCCCTCCTCAATGAAATGCTGGACTTCGCGACGATCGAAGCGGGCAAATTCAAGTTCGAACCTGCACCGCACGACTTGGTGAATCTAATCGATCGTTCCCTTCATCCCGCCAACATTGAAGCAGCCAAAAAATCCACCCGACTCCTCTTCTTGGCGCCTAAGCATCCTCCGCTCGCGTTGATCGACGCCGCCAAGATCCGACAGGTGCTCGAAAATCTACTGAGCAATGCCGTGAAATATTCTCCTCCGGGATCAACCATCACGGTGGAATTCCACGCCAAAGCTCACCACTGCGGTTTTGCCATCAAGGATCAGGGGCCCGGCATTCCCGCCGGCGAACACGAGCAACTCTTCCGCGATTTTGGACGCCTCTCGGTGAGGCCCACCGGCGGTGAGTCCAGCACCGGTTTGGGGTTGGCCATCTGCCAACGCATCGTCAATGCGCACGGGGGCACGATCGAGGCGGAAAACCTGGCCCAGGGTGGATGCGAGTTTCGCGTCACGCTGCCGCTCGCACCATGA
- a CDS encoding PIG-L family deacetylase: MSTSPSNPAPLLAIGAHPDDLEFGVGGVLAAEVRKGRAVHMVIGSRGESGTNGTPEQRTLEAEAAAAKLGATIEFIDLGGDANIENTRAGARQIAAIIRRLRPEILLALSIVEDQHPDHVAVGRMTRDAARLARYGGLEQLKPLERHAITHLLYYAVSPDAVPREINPVLYALEDADVQIWREAMAAHASQMQTRDYGSLQITRASLLGQNIGGRHAIALYPNDPLVIADLGGLGHGGRHF, encoded by the coding sequence ATGTCGACCTCCCCGTCTAACCCCGCTCCCTTACTCGCCATCGGCGCGCATCCCGACGATCTCGAATTCGGGGTGGGCGGCGTGCTGGCCGCTGAAGTGCGGAAGGGCCGGGCGGTGCACATGGTGATCGGCTCACGCGGCGAATCCGGCACCAACGGCACGCCGGAACAACGCACCCTCGAGGCCGAGGCCGCCGCGGCCAAACTCGGCGCGACGATCGAATTCATCGACTTGGGCGGCGACGCCAACATCGAGAACACCCGCGCCGGCGCCCGGCAGATTGCGGCGATCATTCGCCGGCTTCGGCCGGAGATCCTGCTCGCGCTAAGCATTGTCGAAGATCAACACCCGGACCACGTGGCCGTCGGTCGCATGACACGCGACGCGGCGCGTCTCGCCCGTTACGGTGGTTTGGAGCAACTCAAACCGCTGGAGCGTCACGCCATCACCCATTTGTTATATTACGCGGTTTCGCCTGATGCGGTGCCGCGCGAGATCAACCCGGTGCTTTACGCGTTGGAGGACGCGGACGTGCAGATCTGGCGCGAGGCCATGGCGGCGCATGCTTCGCAAATGCAGACCCGTGACTACGGCAGTTTACAAATTACCCGGGCGAGTTTGCTCGGACAAAATATCGGCGGCCGGCACGCCATCGCCCTTTATCCCAACGATCCGCTGGTGATCGCCGATCTTGGTGGTCTGGGTCATGGTGGCCGTCATTTTTAA
- a CDS encoding fumarylacetoacetate hydrolase family protein yields MASIYRLYPSAGFITIEHDGSHVKAAASFGFDALFTASDPLATTTAAFAAGTPVEGPGEPTPLIEHQEVWAAGVTYFRSRTARMEESKDAGGGDFYDRVYDAPRPELFMKATPHRVAAPGGAVRIRKDSAWNVPEPELTLAINAAGKVFGFTVGNDMSSRDIEGENPLYLPQAKSYALSAALGPCLVVTDELPSPDTVIAIEIIRAGETVFSGDTKIDQIKRPLLSLAEWLYRDNEFPAGAFLMTGTGVVPDDDFTLLPADEVRITIEPVGTLSNIIIQ; encoded by the coding sequence ATGGCTTCGATTTATCGTCTCTACCCCTCGGCCGGCTTCATCACTATCGAACACGATGGTTCGCACGTAAAAGCGGCCGCATCGTTCGGCTTTGATGCGCTGTTCACTGCTTCAGATCCACTCGCGACGACGACCGCGGCATTTGCCGCCGGCACGCCGGTGGAAGGACCCGGGGAGCCGACGCCCTTGATCGAGCACCAGGAAGTCTGGGCGGCGGGCGTCACCTATTTCCGCAGTCGCACGGCCCGCATGGAGGAATCCAAGGATGCCGGCGGCGGCGATTTCTACGACCGCGTTTACGATGCGCCGCGGCCCGAGTTGTTCATGAAGGCGACACCCCATCGCGTGGCTGCTCCCGGCGGTGCCGTGCGTATCCGTAAGGACTCGGCTTGGAATGTGCCCGAACCCGAACTCACGTTGGCGATCAATGCCGCGGGTAAGGTTTTCGGTTTCACCGTGGGCAATGATATGAGCTCCCGCGACATCGAGGGCGAAAACCCGCTTTATCTGCCTCAGGCGAAAAGTTACGCGCTGAGCGCCGCTCTGGGACCATGTCTCGTGGTGACCGACGAACTGCCGAGCCCCGATACCGTTATCGCCATCGAGATTATCCGTGCCGGTGAAACCGTGTTTTCCGGCGATACCAAGATCGATCAGATCAAGCGTCCGCTGCTGTCGCTGGCCGAGTGGTTGTATCGTGACAACGAGTTTCCCGCCGGCGCGTTTCTCATGACCGGCACCGGCGTCGTGCCCGACGACGACTTCACGCTGCTGCCCGCCGACGAGGTGCGCATCACGATCGAACCCGTGGGCACGCTCTCCAACATCATCATTCAATGA
- a CDS encoding GDSL-type esterase/lipase family protein: MPLVSLRRLSVIILLAMSSALWSWAAERVKPTDPRIAIIGRTAVNDTGVVMAYPAITLRFRYRGAAPTVHLNSSNADNSFNLSCNGWQPVTLRLHDGANTIALPTGDAPAEGWIIELVRRNEAWMGVSTFTGLTIPDGGELLPAPVLPERKLLLIGDSAACGEFIERFPPEDISEHPRAINAGRSFGVLLGKALDAQVHVVAYGGRGVVMDWAGRTATNNAPQFFPLALPDDPAARWDHDRYQPDVILLHLGLADFLTDPIPDADYVAAYDAFLDDVRTAHPTAAIVLTEASGLSDDPATVRGARRIRLRDCLDTLVTRRHQKGDTRVSLAPLGFYPGTASDPHPVAFQHEQMALELEPSIRRAAGW, translated from the coding sequence ATGCCCCTTGTTTCGCTCCGCCGCCTCAGCGTGATCATCCTGCTCGCAATGTCTTCCGCCCTCTGGAGTTGGGCGGCCGAACGGGTAAAACCCACGGATCCGCGCATCGCCATCATCGGACGCACGGCCGTCAATGACACGGGAGTGGTGATGGCCTACCCCGCCATCACCCTGCGATTTCGCTATCGGGGCGCGGCGCCCACGGTGCATCTCAATTCCAGTAACGCCGACAATTCCTTCAACCTGTCCTGCAATGGTTGGCAACCCGTGACACTGCGATTGCACGACGGCGCCAACACGATCGCCCTACCGACGGGAGACGCGCCCGCCGAGGGTTGGATTATTGAGCTCGTGCGTCGCAACGAAGCCTGGATGGGCGTCAGCACGTTCACCGGCCTGACGATTCCCGACGGTGGCGAACTCCTGCCCGCCCCCGTCCTGCCGGAACGCAAACTTCTCCTGATCGGAGACTCCGCGGCTTGCGGCGAATTCATCGAGCGCTTTCCTCCGGAGGACATCAGCGAACATCCGCGGGCAATCAATGCCGGGCGCTCCTTCGGCGTGTTGCTGGGCAAGGCGCTCGATGCGCAGGTCCATGTCGTCGCCTACGGTGGTCGCGGGGTGGTGATGGATTGGGCGGGTCGCACGGCGACGAACAACGCTCCGCAGTTCTTCCCCCTCGCCCTGCCCGATGATCCCGCCGCACGCTGGGATCACGATCGCTACCAACCGGATGTGATTCTCCTGCATCTCGGTCTCGCCGACTTCCTGACGGACCCCATTCCCGATGCCGACTACGTGGCAGCCTACGACGCCTTCCTCGACGACGTGCGCACGGCGCACCCGACCGCAGCGATTGTATTGACCGAGGCATCCGGGCTCAGCGACGACCCGGCCACCGTGCGCGGGGCGAGGCGAATTCGTTTGCGCGACTGCCTCGACACCCTCGTCACCCGGCGTCACCAGAAAGGGGATACTCGAGTGTCACTGGCGCCCTTGGGCTTCTATCCCGGCACGGCGAGTGACCCGCACCCGGTCGCGTTCCAGCACGAACAAATGGCCCTCGAGCTGGAGCCATCCATCCGGCGCGCGGCGGGCTGGTGA
- a CDS encoding glycine-rich protein: MKSGSVLFHPTGTVQIHCIQDSGTYKIEAAGAQGGDGSSAGGKGARVGGMFYLKKGELLKIVAGRRGTPSNSAASTGGGRGGSSMVWTGSSELPRPIKLMISARGGGPAETIDRDDAASANPPTENPTEVPGPPSRAPFSGNVEIDPTLADDLFTLWTTGKGAKSLQSSTGNQKGSDRAGYNGGSFRSSALEAHEGDGYVSVTAISVMGSGAPRTSSHLSPSTGDAVAESAVGEADAPSQTRLPEVKPRPSSWLNLLRNRRPPNQS, translated from the coding sequence ATGAAATCCGGTTCCGTTTTGTTTCACCCCACCGGCACCGTGCAGATTCACTGTATCCAGGATTCGGGCACCTATAAAATCGAGGCCGCCGGAGCCCAGGGCGGGGACGGTTCCTCCGCCGGAGGCAAAGGTGCCCGCGTGGGCGGCATGTTCTATCTGAAAAAAGGAGAGTTGCTGAAAATTGTCGCCGGTCGAAGGGGCACGCCGAGCAACTCCGCCGCCTCGACCGGCGGTGGCCGCGGCGGGTCATCGATGGTCTGGACCGGATCCTCCGAGTTGCCTCGTCCGATCAAGCTCATGATCTCCGCCCGCGGCGGCGGTCCGGCCGAGACGATTGACCGGGATGATGCCGCCTCCGCCAACCCACCAACGGAAAACCCAACGGAGGTTCCGGGCCCACCTTCCCGCGCGCCATTTTCCGGTAACGTGGAAATCGACCCCACCCTGGCCGATGATCTCTTCACCCTTTGGACGACGGGCAAGGGAGCGAAAAGTCTCCAGTCATCCACCGGGAACCAAAAGGGTTCCGATCGCGCCGGCTACAATGGTGGGTCGTTTCGAAGCAGTGCCTTGGAGGCGCATGAGGGCGATGGCTACGTCTCCGTCACCGCCATTAGCGTGATGGGCTCCGGGGCGCCGCGCACCAGCTCTCATTTATCGCCATCCACCGGCGACGCAGTCGCGGAATCCGCGGTCGGCGAGGCGGACGCTCCTTCCCAAACCCGGCTACCCGAGGTCAAACCACGCCCGAGTTCCTGGTTGAATTTGCTCCGCAATCGTCGCCCTCCGAACCAGTCATGA